In a single window of the Arachis hypogaea cultivar Tifrunner chromosome 6, arahy.Tifrunner.gnm2.J5K5, whole genome shotgun sequence genome:
- the LOC112695700 gene encoding short-chain dehydrogenase reductase 3b: MSKQRLEGKVAIVTGGASGIGAEAVRVFVENGAFVVVADVQDELGHLLASSIGLLEKVSYCHCDIRDEKQVEETVAFAVEKYGSLDIMFSNAGIAGSISNILDLDLNDFDNAMAVNLRGAAACIKHAARVMVARRTRGSIICTASVAASVGIGAAAGVSYTASKHGLIGLVRSACGELGGYGIRVNSVSPYVVATPLVCRALDVEASEVESAGGVGTSLQGIVLKPIHVAQAALFLASDESAYISGHDLTVDGGFLAVNRGIELSLASVKTK, translated from the exons ATGTCTAAACAAAG GTTGGAAGGCAAGGTGGCAATAGTGACCGGAGGAGCAAGTGGAATAGGAGCAGAAGCAGTGAGGGTATTTGTGGAAAACGGTGCGTTTGTAGTTGTAGCAGATGTTCAAGACGAGCTCGGTCACCTCCTTGCAAGTTCCATTGGCTTGTTAGAGAAGGTGAGTTACTGCCACTGCGACATTAGAGACGAGAAACAAGTTGAAGAAACCGTGGCTTTCGCGGTGGAGAAATACGGAAGCCTAGACATCATGTTCAGCAACGCTGGAATTGCAGGCTCTATCTCTAACATACTTGATTTAGATCTGAACGATTTTGACAACGCCATGGCTGTGAATCTTCGCGGAGCAGCAGCGTGCATCAAGCATGCTGCACGTGTCATGGTGGCAAGAAGGACACGTGGATCCATAATATGCACAGCAAGTGTGGCTGCTTCGGTTGGTATTGGCGCAGCTGCTGGTGTTAGTTATACCGCATCCAAACACGGCCTTATAGGACTTGTGCGTTCGGCGTGTGGTGAGCTTGGCGGTTACGGGATCAGAGTGAATTCGGTTTCACCATATGTTGTGGCCACGCCTCTTGTGTGTAGAGCGCTGGATGTGGAGGCAAGTGAAGTTGAAAGTGCTGGTGGTGTTGGTACCAGTTTGCAGGGGATTGTGTTGAAGCCAATACATGTTGCGCAAGCAGCTTTGTTTCTTGCTTCTGATGAATCTGCTTACATTAGTGGACATGATTTGACCGTTGACGGAGGTTTCTTGGCCGTTAATCGCGGTATTGAACTCTCCCTAGCTAGCGTCAAAACTAAATGA